From Bordetella flabilis, the proteins below share one genomic window:
- the rlmD gene encoding 23S rRNA (uracil(1939)-C(5))-methyltransferase RlmD: protein MAEVLNIESLDLEARGIARRDGKVVFVEGALPGEQVRADTVRRKPSYEIARTVDVLRPSAQRVVPRCAHFGVCGGCAMQHLEPAAQVAIKQRSLEDTFWHVGKLRPGRILPPLHGPTWGYRFRARLSVRVVPKKGGVLVGFRERKSSYVADMRECHVLPPHVARLLVPLRAMVAAMSAPDRLPQIEVAVGDVATVLVLRHLVPLAQGDIDILRAFAAEHGVQWWLQPKGPETCHPLEREHAETLAYTLPEFGLRMPYRPTDFTQVNHAINRTLVSRALSLLDARPDERVADLFCGLGNFTLPLATRAREVVGVEGSKPLTDRAHEAASRNGLGEKVSFATLNLFEVDVAWLRGLGHFDRMLIDPPREGAQAVAQALAQLSARERPRRIVYVSCNPATLARDAAIMVHEGGYQVLSAGVINMFPHTGHVESIAVFESQDVEAIEAAQRQAAAKREEALQPEMRAA from the coding sequence ATGGCTGAAGTTCTGAATATCGAATCCCTGGACCTGGAGGCCAGGGGCATCGCGCGTCGCGATGGCAAGGTGGTTTTCGTCGAGGGCGCGCTTCCCGGCGAGCAGGTCCGCGCCGATACGGTGCGCCGCAAGCCATCCTACGAGATCGCGCGGACGGTCGACGTGCTGCGTCCCTCGGCGCAGCGGGTCGTGCCGCGTTGCGCCCATTTCGGCGTCTGCGGCGGCTGCGCCATGCAGCACCTGGAGCCCGCGGCCCAGGTGGCTATCAAGCAGCGTTCGCTCGAGGACACCTTCTGGCATGTGGGCAAGCTGCGTCCTGGCCGCATCCTGCCGCCGTTGCATGGGCCGACCTGGGGCTACCGCTTCCGCGCCCGGCTGTCGGTGCGTGTGGTGCCCAAGAAAGGCGGGGTGCTCGTGGGCTTCCGCGAACGCAAGAGCAGCTATGTCGCCGACATGCGCGAATGCCACGTGCTGCCGCCGCATGTTGCGCGCCTGCTGGTGCCGCTGCGTGCCATGGTCGCGGCCATGTCGGCGCCGGACCGGCTGCCGCAGATCGAGGTCGCGGTCGGTGACGTGGCCACGGTGCTGGTGCTGCGCCACCTCGTGCCGCTGGCGCAGGGCGATATCGATATCCTGCGCGCGTTCGCCGCCGAGCACGGCGTGCAATGGTGGCTGCAGCCCAAGGGGCCGGAAACCTGTCATCCGCTGGAACGCGAACACGCCGAAACACTGGCGTACACCTTGCCGGAGTTCGGCCTGCGCATGCCGTACCGGCCGACCGATTTCACCCAGGTCAACCATGCCATCAATCGCACGCTGGTGTCGCGCGCGCTAAGCCTGCTGGACGCGCGGCCCGACGAGCGCGTGGCCGATCTGTTCTGCGGATTGGGCAACTTCACGCTGCCGCTGGCGACCCGGGCGCGCGAAGTCGTCGGCGTGGAGGGCAGCAAGCCGCTGACCGACCGCGCCCATGAGGCGGCGTCGCGCAACGGCCTGGGCGAAAAAGTGTCCTTCGCCACCCTGAACCTGTTCGAAGTCGACGTGGCGTGGCTGCGCGGCCTGGGGCATTTCGACCGCATGCTGATCGATCCGCCGCGCGAAGGGGCGCAGGCGGTGGCGCAGGCGCTGGCGCAACTGTCGGCCCGGGAGCGTCCGCGCCGTATCGTGTATGTGTCCTGCAACCCCGCCACCCTGGCGCGCGACGCGGCGATCATGGTGCACGAAGGCGGCTACCAGGTCCTGAGCGCCGGCGTCATCAATATGTTCCCGCACACCGGCCACGTGGAATCGATCGCGGTCTTTGAATCGCAGGACGTGGAGGCGATCGAAGCGGCGCAACGCCAGGCCGCGGCCAAGCGGGAGGAAGCCCTGCAGCCGGAAATGCGGGCGGCCTAG
- the argH gene encoding argininosuccinate lyase, whose product MSKPSSPAQNQFANKAQAWSARFSEPVSDLVKRYTASVGFDHRLARHDIQGSLAHADMLAAQGIISDQDKADIERGMAQILAEIDAGSFQWLLDLEDVHLNIEKRLVELVGDAGKRLHTGRSRNDQVATDIRLWLRGEIDIALDLLRQLRHALATAALNHADTIMPGFTHLQVAQPVTFGHHLLAYAEMFGRDAERLQDCRRRVNRLPLGAAALAGTSFPIDRERVAATLGFDGVCRNSLDAVSDRDFAIEFCAAAALVMTHISRLSEELVLWMSPRVGFIDLADRFCTGSSIMPQKKNPDVPELARGKTGRVNGHLVALLTLMKGQPLAYNKDNQEDKEGLFDTADTLRDTLTIFADMIGGIKVKADNMRAAALQGYATATDLADYLVKRGLPFRDAHEIVAHAVRDCEQRGCDLADLTLDELRAYHGGIGEDVRQVLTLEGSVAARSHIGGTAPQRVREEAQRVLAETAG is encoded by the coding sequence ATGTCGAAGCCCTCCTCCCCCGCCCAGAACCAGTTCGCCAACAAGGCGCAAGCCTGGTCCGCCCGTTTTTCCGAACCCGTCTCCGATCTCGTCAAGCGCTATACAGCTTCGGTGGGTTTCGACCACCGCCTGGCCCGCCACGACATCCAGGGCTCGCTTGCACACGCCGACATGCTGGCCGCGCAAGGCATCATTTCGGACCAGGACAAGGCCGATATCGAGCGCGGCATGGCGCAGATTCTTGCTGAAATCGACGCTGGCAGCTTCCAATGGCTGCTGGACCTGGAAGACGTCCATCTGAATATCGAAAAGCGGCTGGTGGAACTGGTCGGGGACGCGGGCAAGCGGCTGCATACCGGCCGCTCGCGCAACGACCAGGTGGCCACGGACATCCGGCTGTGGCTGCGCGGGGAAATCGACATTGCGCTGGACCTGCTGCGCCAGCTTCGCCATGCGCTGGCCACGGCGGCGCTCAACCACGCCGACACCATCATGCCCGGCTTCACCCACCTCCAGGTGGCCCAGCCGGTGACCTTCGGCCATCACCTGCTGGCCTATGCGGAAATGTTCGGCCGCGATGCCGAGCGCCTGCAGGACTGCCGCCGCCGTGTCAACCGCCTGCCGCTGGGGGCGGCGGCGCTGGCGGGAACGAGTTTCCCCATCGACCGCGAGCGTGTCGCCGCGACCCTGGGCTTCGACGGCGTATGCCGCAATTCGCTGGATGCCGTGTCCGATCGCGATTTCGCCATCGAGTTCTGCGCCGCGGCCGCGCTGGTCATGACGCATATATCGCGGCTTTCCGAAGAGCTCGTGCTATGGATGAGCCCGCGCGTGGGCTTCATCGACCTGGCCGACCGCTTCTGCACCGGCAGCTCCATCATGCCGCAGAAAAAAAACCCGGACGTACCCGAGCTCGCCCGCGGCAAGACGGGCCGGGTCAATGGACACCTGGTCGCGCTGCTGACGCTGATGAAAGGCCAGCCGCTGGCCTACAACAAGGACAACCAGGAAGACAAGGAAGGCCTGTTCGATACCGCCGACACACTGCGCGATACGCTCACGATCTTCGCGGACATGATAGGCGGCATCAAGGTCAAGGCCGACAACATGCGCGCCGCGGCCCTGCAGGGCTACGCCACCGCCACGGACCTGGCCGACTACCTCGTCAAGCGCGGACTGCCCTTCCGCGACGCGCATGAAATCGTCGCCCACGCCGTGCGCGATTGCGAACAGCGCGGCTGCGACCTGGCCGACCTGACGCTGGACGAGCTCAGGGCGTATCACGGCGGCATCGGCGAAGACGTGCGGCAGGTATTGACGCTCGAAGGTTCCGTCGCGGCGCGCAGCCATATCGGCGGCACGGCGCCCCAGCGGGTCCGCGAGGAAGCGCAACGCGTGCTCGCCGAGACCGCCGGCTGA
- a CDS encoding NAD+ synthase — MNAARVAIAQINACVGDLCGNAERVLAAARRAHELGADVLLTPELVLTGYPPEDLLLRPSFVSEQQQQLDELRRELAGLKGLHVVVGHVDGDARGAPAYAFADRSGHHRLYNAASVLCEGRVLGTYRKRELPNYSVFDEQRYFTADGTPLAFEVKGVRFAVAICEDIWFDAVPKAVGQTGAQVLLVPNASPYNTGKQAQRQEVAAECARSSGCAVVYANMVGGQDELVFDGASFALDAQGRPAARLPDFVDCVQAVDVDAQGGVRPVGGQADAAPASVEEQVWNALVLGVRDYLGKNRFPGAIIGLSGGIDSAVVLAIAVDAVGAENVRAVMMPSRYTADISQLDASDMAKRLGVQYDVITIGAMVDAFDGVLAPHFAGMSPDATEENIQARVRGTLLMALSNKTGRLVLTTGNKSEMTTGYCTLYGDMAGGFAVIKDVPKTLVYRLAQWRNQQRAIIPERIITRPPSAELRPDQKDQDSLPPYDILDGIMERYMEDNASAADIVAAGFPEAAVEQVVRLIRINEYKRRQAPPGPRITPRAFGRDWRYPVTNGFRETL, encoded by the coding sequence ATGAACGCAGCCCGTGTCGCCATTGCGCAGATCAATGCCTGTGTGGGAGACCTGTGCGGTAATGCCGAACGTGTACTGGCCGCCGCCCGGCGGGCCCACGAACTGGGCGCCGATGTGCTCCTTACGCCGGAACTCGTGCTGACCGGCTATCCCCCGGAAGACCTGCTGCTGCGGCCGTCTTTCGTCAGCGAGCAGCAGCAGCAGCTTGACGAGCTGCGCCGGGAACTCGCCGGGCTGAAGGGCCTGCATGTGGTTGTCGGGCACGTGGACGGCGATGCGCGCGGCGCGCCGGCCTATGCCTTCGCTGACCGCAGCGGCCATCACCGCCTGTACAACGCGGCATCCGTCCTGTGCGAAGGACGCGTGCTGGGCACGTATCGCAAGCGGGAGCTGCCCAACTATTCGGTGTTCGACGAACAGCGCTATTTCACCGCGGACGGCACGCCGCTGGCCTTCGAGGTCAAGGGCGTGCGCTTCGCCGTGGCGATATGCGAAGACATCTGGTTCGACGCGGTGCCCAAGGCGGTCGGCCAGACCGGCGCGCAGGTGCTGCTGGTGCCCAACGCCTCGCCCTACAACACCGGCAAACAGGCGCAGCGCCAGGAGGTGGCCGCGGAATGCGCCCGCTCCAGCGGCTGCGCCGTCGTCTACGCCAATATGGTGGGGGGCCAGGACGAGCTGGTCTTCGACGGCGCCTCCTTCGCGCTGGACGCGCAGGGCCGGCCGGCCGCGCGGCTGCCGGACTTCGTCGATTGCGTGCAGGCCGTGGACGTGGACGCCCAGGGAGGCGTGCGTCCGGTCGGCGGGCAGGCCGACGCGGCGCCCGCCAGCGTGGAAGAGCAGGTGTGGAACGCCCTGGTGCTGGGCGTGCGCGACTATCTGGGCAAGAACCGCTTTCCCGGCGCCATCATCGGCCTGTCCGGGGGCATCGATTCCGCCGTGGTGCTGGCCATCGCGGTCGATGCCGTGGGCGCCGAGAACGTGCGCGCGGTCATGATGCCCTCGCGCTATACCGCCGATATCTCGCAGCTCGATGCCAGCGATATGGCCAAGCGGCTGGGTGTGCAGTACGACGTCATCACCATCGGCGCGATGGTGGATGCCTTCGACGGCGTGCTGGCGCCGCACTTCGCGGGAATGTCGCCGGATGCCACCGAAGAGAACATCCAGGCCCGGGTACGGGGCACGCTGCTGATGGCCCTGTCCAACAAGACCGGCCGGCTGGTGCTGACCACCGGAAACAAATCGGAAATGACCACCGGCTATTGCACGCTGTACGGCGACATGGCCGGCGGCTTCGCGGTCATCAAGGATGTGCCCAAGACGCTGGTCTATCGCCTGGCGCAATGGCGCAACCAGCAGCGCGCGATCATTCCGGAACGCATCATCACCCGTCCGCCTTCGGCCGAATTGCGGCCGGACCAGAAAGACCAGGATAGCCTGCCGCCCTATGACATCCTGGACGGCATCATGGAGCGGTACATGGAGGACAACGCCTCGGCGGCCGATATCGTCGCTGCGGGTTTTCCCGAGGCCGCGGTGGAGCAGGTGGTGCGCCTCATCCGCATCAACGAATACAAAAGACGGCAAGCACCTCCTGGCCCGCGCATCACGCCCCGCGCGTTCGGCCGGGATTGGCGCTATCCTGTCACCAACGGTTTTCGCGAAACGCTTTGA
- a CDS encoding P-II family nitrogen regulator — translation MKQVTAIIKPFKLDEVREALAEVGVSGLTVTEVKGFGRQKGHTELYRGAEYVVDFLPKIRVEVVLADDLVEGAIEAIVKASRTGKIGDGKIFVTPVEQAIRIRTGEADNDAL, via the coding sequence GTGAAACAAGTCACCGCCATCATCAAACCGTTCAAGCTCGACGAAGTGCGGGAAGCCCTGGCCGAAGTGGGCGTCAGCGGCCTGACCGTCACCGAGGTCAAGGGGTTCGGCCGCCAGAAAGGGCATACCGAGCTATACCGCGGCGCCGAATATGTCGTCGACTTCCTGCCCAAGATCCGCGTCGAGGTGGTGCTGGCCGATGACCTGGTGGAAGGCGCCATCGAAGCCATCGTCAAGGCTTCGCGTACAGGCAAGATCGGCGACGGCAAGATCTTCGTGACCCCCGTCGAGCAAGCCATCCGTATCCGTACCGGCGAGGCGGACAACGACGCGCTGTAA
- a CDS encoding LysR family transcriptional regulator — MSTVRFLRTFLAVARYGSFSEAAERVALTQAAVSFQMRALEEELGRELFDRSGRLAILNAAGRELLPEVKHLLDLYDRMRLPRKPGPGELAGSVAFGAIVSCMGPLSKVVSQLKRRHDGLDVRLFTGKSSELASKVESGELDAALVVESGRRMASTRWTPLYEEPLVVLAPRTAVGTTVQEVLEGNPFLRFDRTQRTGLQIDRVLRRMNVHVHEFLELNAIETVVELVRQEVGVSLLPLLMAAQWRGEPDLNVLPLPEDIGPVVRAVGMIERREHVRQHITESIFKEYAGLYESGGRKG, encoded by the coding sequence ATGAGCACCGTGCGTTTCCTCCGTACCTTCCTGGCGGTCGCCCGCTATGGTTCGTTTTCCGAGGCGGCCGAACGCGTGGCGCTGACGCAGGCGGCTGTCAGCTTCCAGATGCGCGCGCTCGAAGAGGAACTGGGCCGTGAACTGTTCGACCGCAGCGGCCGGCTGGCCATCCTCAACGCGGCCGGCCGTGAACTGTTGCCCGAGGTCAAGCACCTGCTCGACCTCTACGACCGGATGCGGCTGCCGCGCAAGCCCGGTCCGGGGGAACTTGCCGGCTCCGTCGCGTTCGGCGCCATCGTCTCGTGCATGGGGCCGCTGTCGAAGGTGGTATCGCAACTCAAGCGCCGGCACGACGGCCTGGACGTCCGGCTGTTCACGGGCAAGTCGAGCGAGCTGGCCAGCAAGGTGGAAAGCGGCGAACTGGACGCGGCGCTGGTGGTGGAATCCGGGCGCCGCATGGCCAGCACGCGATGGACGCCCCTGTACGAGGAGCCGCTGGTCGTGCTGGCGCCGCGCACCGCGGTCGGCACGACCGTCCAGGAAGTGCTGGAGGGCAACCCCTTTTTGCGCTTCGACCGCACCCAGCGCACTGGCCTGCAAATCGACCGCGTCCTGCGCCGCATGAACGTCCACGTCCACGAGTTCCTGGAATTGAATGCCATCGAAACCGTGGTCGAGCTGGTACGCCAGGAAGTCGGCGTCAGCCTGCTGCCCTTGCTGATGGCGGCACAGTGGCGCGGCGAGCCGGACCTGAACGTACTGCCGTTGCCCGAGGATATCGGGCCCGTGGTGCGCGCCGTGGGCATGATCGAACGCCGCGAACATGTGCGCCAGCACATCACGGAATCGATCTTCAAGGAATATGCCGGCCTGTACGAGTCCGGCGGCCGCAAGGGCTAG
- a CDS encoding gamma-glutamyltransferase family protein gives MKNFNWDNPYPTIRAPLFARNVVSTSHPLAAQAGLRMLLKGGNAIDAAIAAAATITLCEPVSCGLGSDCFAIVWDGKQLHGLNSSGVAPAAWSIEYFKRKYGTGPDGLAKQPKRGWDSVTVPGAVAGWAALHEKFGKLPFEQLFEPSIEIAERGYAVPPIVARKWDAAAAELKDQPGFAQAFMPNGRAPAVGEHFRLPEAAWTLRRIAASKGRDYYEGEIAEKIAAYSKECGGAMTLDDLRNYRPDWVKPISRSYRGYEVHEIPPNGQGIAALMALGILEKFDVAGLALDSVQSQHLQIEAMKLAFADLYKYVADPRSMDVTPAQMLDDAYLASRARLISMDRATAFAAGRPHAGGTIYMSAADESGMMVSFIQSNYMGFGSGVVVPGTGISLQNRGVGFSMDPQAANVVKGGHRPFHTIIPGFLTRGGKPVMSFGVMGGDMQPQGHLQTVVRMLDYHQNPQAACCAPRWKVNRDFTVDLESTMPAATLEGLKNLGHVLKSVNDPYMDFGSGQFIWRMSEDDNELGYVAASDSRRDGQAVGF, from the coding sequence ATGAAGAACTTCAACTGGGACAATCCGTATCCCACCATCCGGGCGCCGCTGTTCGCACGTAACGTCGTGTCGACCTCGCATCCTTTGGCGGCGCAGGCGGGCCTGCGCATGCTGCTCAAGGGCGGCAACGCCATCGATGCCGCGATCGCGGCGGCCGCGACGATCACCCTGTGCGAGCCGGTGTCCTGCGGGTTGGGCAGCGATTGCTTCGCCATCGTGTGGGACGGCAAGCAACTGCATGGCCTGAATTCCTCCGGGGTGGCGCCGGCTGCCTGGAGTATTGAATATTTCAAGCGCAAGTACGGCACCGGACCGGATGGGCTGGCCAAGCAGCCCAAGCGCGGCTGGGACAGCGTGACCGTGCCGGGCGCGGTGGCGGGCTGGGCCGCGCTGCATGAGAAGTTCGGCAAGCTGCCGTTCGAACAATTGTTCGAGCCGTCGATCGAGATCGCCGAGCGCGGCTACGCCGTGCCGCCCATCGTGGCGCGCAAATGGGACGCCGCCGCGGCGGAGCTCAAGGACCAGCCCGGGTTCGCGCAGGCCTTCATGCCGAACGGCCGCGCGCCCGCCGTAGGCGAGCATTTCCGTTTGCCCGAAGCCGCCTGGACGCTGCGCCGCATCGCCGCCAGCAAGGGCCGCGACTACTACGAAGGCGAGATCGCCGAAAAAATCGCCGCGTACAGCAAGGAATGCGGCGGCGCCATGACGCTGGACGACCTGCGCAATTACCGGCCGGATTGGGTCAAGCCGATCTCGCGTTCCTATCGCGGCTACGAAGTCCATGAGATCCCGCCGAACGGGCAGGGTATTGCCGCGCTGATGGCGCTGGGCATCCTCGAAAAATTCGATGTGGCCGGACTGGCGCTCGATTCGGTGCAGTCCCAGCATCTGCAGATCGAGGCCATGAAGCTGGCCTTCGCGGACCTGTACAAGTATGTCGCTGATCCGCGCAGCATGGACGTCACGCCGGCGCAGATGCTGGATGACGCCTACCTGGCGTCGCGCGCCAGGCTCATCAGCATGGACAGGGCAACGGCCTTCGCGGCGGGCCGGCCGCATGCCGGCGGCACCATCTATATGTCGGCCGCCGACGAAAGCGGCATGATGGTGTCCTTCATCCAGTCGAACTACATGGGCTTCGGTTCGGGCGTGGTCGTGCCGGGCACCGGCATCAGCCTGCAGAATCGCGGCGTGGGCTTTTCCATGGATCCCCAGGCCGCGAATGTGGTGAAGGGCGGGCACCGTCCCTTCCACACCATCATCCCGGGTTTCCTGACCCGCGGCGGCAAGCCGGTCATGAGCTTTGGCGTGATGGGCGGCGACATGCAGCCGCAGGGCCATTTGCAGACCGTCGTGCGGATGTTGGACTATCATCAGAACCCGCAGGCCGCGTGCTGCGCGCCGCGCTGGAAAGTCAATCGCGACTTCACGGTGGACCTGGAGTCCACAATGCCGGCGGCGACGCTGGAAGGCTTGAAGAACCTGGGGCATGTGCTGAAAAGCGTGAACGATCCCTACATGGATTTCGGGTCGGGCCAATTCATCTGGCGTATGTCCGAGGACGACAACGAACTCGGTTATGTGGCCGCGAGCGACAGCAGACGGGACGGCCAGGCCGTCGGCTTCTGA
- a CDS encoding ABC transporter substrate-binding protein produces the protein MKKQGTAIAAALLMLAAGSAFAQELRIGLQEDPDVLDPVRARTYVGRIVFTSLCDKLVDIDPKLNIVPQLATSWSWNADNTVLTMKLRGDAVFHDGTKLDAAAVKANLDRARTLPDSFRKGELGSVQNVEAPDAQTVVLTLKQPDATLLYQLTDRAGMVLSPASFDPKDANAVGRKPICSGPYKFVERVQNDRIVLEKFDQYYDAKSYHFSKITFLPIPDTTVRLQNLRSGGLDILERLNPSDAPDVKKDPNLHFSSVAGLGFQEIVFNQHNGDRAKTNPFRDQRVRQALSLSIDRDAINEVIGGGIYEPANQAFPPASPYHSDKFPVPKRDIAKARELLKQAGMTQVKAELAFGNNTTTAAIAEMMQAMAREAGIELSLRPTDYAALLTQMRGGNFEVALRGWSGRPDPDGNVYPFVTCKGALNDGQYCNPKVDELLNEARKVPDEGKRKVLYEQAEAIIQQEMPDAFLYFQPWPFAMQKKVKGFLPYPDGMIRLKGVTFAQK, from the coding sequence ATGAAAAAACAAGGTACCGCCATCGCCGCGGCGCTGCTCATGCTGGCCGCGGGATCGGCCTTCGCGCAGGAACTGCGCATCGGCCTTCAGGAGGATCCGGATGTGCTGGATCCTGTCCGCGCCCGCACCTATGTGGGCCGCATCGTCTTCACCTCGCTGTGCGACAAGCTGGTCGACATCGATCCCAAGCTGAACATCGTGCCGCAGCTGGCCACGTCCTGGAGCTGGAACGCCGACAACACGGTGCTGACCATGAAGCTGCGCGGCGATGCCGTCTTCCATGACGGCACCAAGCTCGACGCGGCGGCCGTCAAGGCCAACCTGGACCGCGCCCGCACGCTGCCGGACAGCTTCCGCAAGGGCGAACTGGGGTCGGTGCAGAACGTCGAGGCGCCGGACGCGCAGACCGTCGTGCTGACCCTGAAGCAGCCTGACGCCACGCTGTTGTACCAGTTGACCGATCGCGCCGGCATGGTGCTGTCGCCGGCGTCCTTCGACCCCAAGGATGCGAATGCCGTGGGCCGCAAACCCATCTGCTCAGGTCCCTACAAGTTCGTCGAGCGGGTGCAGAACGACCGCATCGTGCTGGAGAAATTCGACCAGTACTACGATGCGAAGAGCTATCACTTCAGCAAGATCACCTTCCTGCCGATTCCCGATACGACGGTGCGCCTGCAGAACCTGCGGTCGGGCGGGCTGGACATCCTGGAGCGCCTGAACCCGTCGGATGCGCCGGATGTGAAGAAGGATCCCAACCTGCATTTCTCGTCGGTCGCCGGCCTGGGATTCCAGGAGATCGTGTTCAACCAGCACAATGGCGATCGCGCCAAGACCAATCCTTTCCGCGACCAGCGGGTGCGCCAGGCATTGAGCCTGTCCATCGACCGTGACGCCATCAACGAGGTCATCGGTGGCGGCATCTACGAGCCCGCCAACCAGGCCTTCCCGCCCGCGAGTCCGTACCACAGCGACAAGTTCCCGGTGCCCAAGCGCGATATCGCCAAGGCGCGGGAGCTGCTCAAGCAGGCCGGCATGACGCAGGTCAAGGCCGAGCTCGCCTTCGGCAACAACACCACGACGGCGGCGATCGCCGAAATGATGCAGGCCATGGCGCGCGAAGCCGGCATCGAGCTCAGCCTGCGGCCCACGGATTACGCCGCGCTGCTGACGCAGATGCGCGGCGGCAACTTCGAGGTCGCGCTGCGCGGCTGGTCTGGCCGGCCCGATCCGGATGGCAACGTTTATCCGTTCGTCACCTGCAAGGGCGCCTTGAACGACGGCCAGTACTGCAATCCCAAGGTGGACGAGCTGCTGAACGAGGCGCGCAAGGTGCCGGACGAAGGCAAGCGCAAGGTGCTGTACGAGCAGGCCGAGGCCATCATCCAGCAGGAAATGCCCGACGCGTTCCTGTACTTCCAGCCATGGCCCTTCGCCATGCAGAAGAAGGTCAAGGGATTCCTGCCTTATCCCGATGGCATGATCCGCCTGAAGGGCGTCACGTTCGCGCAGAAATAA
- a CDS encoding ABC transporter permease, producing MFKLILRRVLVAIPTLILVSMIVFLLQKVLPGDPVLTLAGEERDPAVLDYLREKYHLDDPLPVQYVAWVKQVATGDLGKSLRTDVPVASLIAQKLPVTLQLAAMAMVIALLVGIPTGILAAVRKGKLMEYGANIAALSGMSIPNFWLGIILIMIVSVQLRWLPASGYVSPAEDFWLSMKTMIMPAIVLSTSLAAYLMRHTRSAMLEALGADYVRTARAKGASPRAVVLRHALRNALMPIVTLVTLLFGELLAGAVLTEQVFTIPGFGKLVVDAVFNRDYAVVQGVVLCVAVGFIVMNLLADILYIVVNPRLRHS from the coding sequence ATGTTCAAACTGATCCTACGCCGCGTGCTTGTGGCGATCCCGACGCTGATACTGGTGTCGATGATCGTCTTCCTGCTGCAGAAAGTGCTGCCCGGCGACCCGGTATTGACGCTGGCGGGCGAAGAGCGCGATCCGGCCGTGCTCGATTACCTGCGCGAGAAATACCATCTGGATGATCCCTTGCCCGTGCAGTACGTGGCCTGGGTCAAGCAGGTCGCCACCGGAGACCTTGGCAAATCGCTGCGCACCGACGTGCCCGTGGCGTCGCTGATCGCGCAGAAGCTGCCCGTGACCCTGCAACTGGCGGCGATGGCCATGGTCATCGCGCTGCTGGTGGGTATCCCCACCGGTATCCTGGCTGCGGTTCGCAAGGGCAAGCTGATGGAGTACGGCGCCAATATCGCGGCGCTGTCGGGCATGTCGATACCCAACTTCTGGCTGGGCATCATCCTGATCATGATCGTCTCGGTGCAACTGCGCTGGCTGCCGGCATCGGGCTATGTGTCTCCGGCGGAGGACTTCTGGCTGTCGATGAAGACCATGATCATGCCAGCCATCGTGTTGTCGACCTCGCTGGCCGCCTATCTGATGCGGCACACCCGTTCGGCCATGCTGGAGGCGCTGGGCGCGGATTATGTCCGGACGGCGCGGGCCAAGGGCGCCTCGCCGCGCGCGGTCGTGCTGCGTCATGCGCTGCGCAACGCCTTGATGCCCATCGTCACCCTGGTGACCCTGCTGTTCGGCGAACTGCTGGCCGGCGCGGTGCTGACCGAGCAGGTCTTCACCATTCCCGGCTTCGGCAAGCTGGTGGTCGACGCGGTCTTCAACCGCGACTATGCGGTGGTGCAGGGCGTGGTGCTCTGCGTCGCCGTCGGCTTCATCGTCATGAACCTGCTGGCCGATATCCTCTACATCGTCGTCAATCCACGGTTGCGGCATTCTTGA
- a CDS encoding ABC transporter permease, with translation MTAQTVAAAGAAPRRTSRAWGKFRRNRIAMAGAIIVLFFVVVAILAPLLSNHDPFQTSFSAIRKAPSARFWLGTDELGRDIYTRMLYGARASLMAGLASVVIAMAVGVPFGLLAGYFGGWIDSAISRVTEALLAIPFLILAIALAAFLGPSLMNAMIAIGVSAAPKFVRLARGQVLAVKNEDYVQSARALGATDGRIILRHILPNIMPPLIVQATITIATAIIAEASLSFLGLGLQPPNPSWGSMLNTAKNFMTQAPWMSIFPGSAIFLAVLGFNLLGDGLRDALDPRQEK, from the coding sequence ATGACGGCACAGACCGTGGCCGCCGCCGGCGCGGCGCCCCGCCGGACCAGTCGGGCCTGGGGCAAATTCCGGCGCAACCGGATCGCGATGGCGGGCGCCATCATCGTGTTGTTCTTCGTGGTGGTGGCCATCCTGGCGCCGCTGCTGTCCAACCACGATCCTTTCCAGACCAGCTTTTCCGCCATCCGCAAGGCGCCGTCGGCGCGCTTCTGGCTGGGCACGGACGAGCTGGGCCGCGACATCTATACCCGCATGCTCTATGGCGCGCGCGCCTCGCTGATGGCCGGCCTGGCCTCGGTGGTCATCGCGATGGCGGTCGGCGTGCCGTTCGGCCTGCTCGCCGGCTATTTCGGCGGCTGGATCGATAGCGCGATCTCGCGCGTGACCGAGGCACTGCTGGCCATTCCGTTCCTGATCCTGGCCATCGCGCTGGCGGCCTTCCTGGGGCCCAGCCTGATGAACGCCATGATCGCCATCGGCGTGTCGGCGGCGCCGAAGTTCGTGCGGCTGGCGCGCGGGCAGGTGCTCGCCGTCAAGAACGAGGACTATGTGCAGAGCGCGCGCGCACTGGGTGCGACGGACGGGCGCATCATCCTGCGCCATATCCTGCCCAACATCATGCCGCCGCTGATCGTGCAGGCCACCATTACCATCGCCACGGCCATCATCGCCGAGGCCAGCCTGTCGTTCCTGGGGCTGGGACTGCAGCCGCCGAATCCCTCGTGGGGATCGATGCTGAACACCGCCAAGAATTTCATGACCCAGGCTCCCTGGATGTCGATCTTTCCCGGCTCGGCCATCTTCCTGGCCGTGCTGGGTTTCAATCTGCTGGGCGACGGGCTGCGCGACGCGCTCGATCCACGTCAGGAGAAGTAG